From Leopardus geoffroyi isolate Oge1 chromosome B4, O.geoffroyi_Oge1_pat1.0, whole genome shotgun sequence, a single genomic window includes:
- the CAPZA3 gene encoding F-actin-capping protein subunit alpha-3 — MSLSVLSRKEKERVIRRLLIQAPPGEFVNVFDDLCLLIRDEKLMHHQGECAGHQHCQKYCVPLSIDGNPVLLSHHNVMGDYRFFDYQSKLSFKFDLLQNQLKDIQSHGIIRNETEYLRNVVLCALKLYVSDHYPKGNCNVLRKTVKNKEFLIACIEDHSYETRDCWNGLWKSKWIFQINPFLTQVTGRIFVQAHFFKAVNLHIEISKDLKESLEIVNQAQLALSFARLVEEQENIFQVAVLEELQELSNEALRKILRRDLPVTRTLIDWQRILSDLNLVMYPKLGYVIYSRSVLCNWII; from the coding sequence ATGTCACTTAGCGTTCtgagtaggaaagaaaaagaaagagtaattCGCAGACTGTTGATACAGGCTCCTCCAGGGGAATTTGTAAATGTCTTTGATGATCTCTGTCTGCTTATCCGTGATGAAAAACTTATGCACCATCAAGGTGAGTGTGCAGGCCACCAACACTGCCAGAAATATTGTGTACCACTCTCTATCGATGGAAATCCAGTACTCTTGTCTCACCACAACGTAATGGGTGACTACCGATTTTTTGACTATCAAAGCAAACTTTCTTTCAAATTCGACCTGCTTCAAAACCAGTTAAAAGACATCCAAAGTCACGGTATCATTCGGAATGAGACAGAATACCTGAGAAATGTTGTTCTGTGTGCCTTAAAACTGTACGTGAGTGATCACTACCCAAAAGGAAATTGCAACGTGCTGAGAAAAACCGTGAAAAATAAGGAGTTCTTGATAGCGTGCATTGAGGACCACAGCTATGAAACAAGAGACTGCTGGAATGGCCTTTGGAAATCTAAATGGATTTTCCAAATCAATCCGTTTCTAACCCAAGTAACAGGAAGAATTTTTGTGCAAGCTCACTTCTTCAAGGCTGTCAACCTTCATATTGAAATCTCCAAGGACCTGAAAGAAAGCTTGGAAATAGTTAACCAAGCTCAACTGGCTTTAAGTTTTGCGAGGCTTGTGGAAGAGCAAGAGAATATATTTCAAGTTGCAGTCTTAGAAGAATTACAGGAGTTATCAAACGAAGCCCTGAGAAAAATTCTACGAAGAGATCTTCCAGTGACCCGCACTCTTATTGACTGGCAAAGGATACTCTCTGACTTGAATTTGGTGATGTATCCTAAATTAGGTTATGTCATTTATTCAAGAAGTGTGTTATGCAACTGGATAATCTAA